A window of Bradyrhizobium sp. AZCC 1610 contains these coding sequences:
- a CDS encoding Y-family DNA polymerase — MSAYSANRRRILSLWLPRLPIDRIKRKVGSDNEELDKPPSVVVAKQHNAILIYALDELAVRAGLSIGLPLANARAICPELTVFDADEVADRKTLEDIADWCDRFTPLVALDPPHGLYLDITGCAHLFGGERALLQIMSGALSRRGFAVSAAIASTSICARTLTRHSSGQIIADGEEAEAVSPLPVSALGAGDAITSGLRRAGLKTIGDVASRGRHEITARFGAHFTALLAQALGQGDAPISPRKPLPDYIVEKRFPEPVATDTVIAMNLSALAAMLVTAMDKQGKGARRLEASFFRTDGAVRTISVDTGRPVTKTDMIDRLFRERLDALNDPLDPGFGFDLIRLSASRTEIVVQQQRDLDANVHDNDELSALIDRIAARIGGKRVVVHLPQDTHIPERAVMAVAAQHHLAAAAQAAWPERIESEPPLRPLRLFDRPEPIKVPFATVPDGPPHQFTWRRVTHAVVRVEGPERIAMEWWKQNGDGPTRDYFRIEDEAGLRFWIFRDGLYESEPADAEGEPAPVRWFVHGLFA, encoded by the coding sequence ATGAGTGCCTATTCAGCGAACCGGCGGCGTATCCTCAGCCTGTGGCTGCCACGCCTGCCCATCGACCGCATCAAGCGCAAGGTGGGGAGCGACAACGAAGAGCTGGATAAACCCCCCAGCGTCGTCGTCGCCAAGCAGCATAACGCCATTCTGATTTATGCGCTTGATGAGTTGGCCGTCCGCGCCGGCCTCTCGATCGGCCTGCCGCTCGCCAATGCCCGCGCCATCTGCCCGGAGCTGACGGTATTCGATGCGGACGAGGTCGCCGACCGCAAGACGCTCGAAGACATCGCCGACTGGTGCGACCGCTTCACACCGCTGGTGGCGCTCGATCCGCCGCACGGGCTCTATCTCGACATCACCGGCTGCGCCCATCTGTTCGGCGGCGAGCGCGCGCTGCTGCAGATCATGAGCGGCGCGCTGAGCCGGCGCGGCTTTGCCGTTAGCGCTGCGATCGCGAGTACCTCGATCTGCGCCCGCACGCTGACGCGCCATAGTTCGGGACAAATCATTGCCGATGGCGAGGAGGCGGAGGCCGTCAGCCCGCTGCCGGTATCCGCGCTCGGCGCCGGTGACGCCATCACCAGCGGCCTGCGCCGCGCGGGGTTAAAGACCATCGGCGACGTCGCTTCGCGCGGGCGTCACGAAATCACGGCGCGGTTCGGCGCTCATTTCACGGCCTTGCTGGCGCAGGCGCTGGGGCAGGGCGATGCGCCGATCAGCCCCCGAAAACCGCTGCCGGATTACATCGTCGAGAAACGCTTTCCCGAACCGGTCGCCACCGACACCGTGATCGCGATGAACCTGTCCGCGCTCGCTGCCATGCTGGTCACGGCGATGGACAAGCAGGGCAAGGGCGCTCGGCGGCTGGAAGCAAGTTTTTTCCGCACCGACGGCGCGGTGCGCACGATCTCGGTCGATACCGGGCGGCCGGTGACAAAGACTGATATGATCGATCGCCTGTTTCGCGAGCGGCTCGATGCGCTCAACGATCCCCTCGATCCCGGCTTCGGCTTCGATCTCATTCGGTTATCCGCCAGCCGCACCGAAATCGTGGTGCAGCAGCAGCGCGATCTCGACGCCAATGTTCATGACAATGACGAACTGTCTGCGCTGATCGACCGCATCGCCGCGCGCATCGGCGGCAAGCGCGTGGTCGTGCACCTGCCGCAGGATACCCACATCCCCGAGCGCGCGGTGATGGCCGTAGCAGCACAGCATCATCTGGCGGCCGCCGCGCAGGCGGCATGGCCGGAGCGTATCGAGAGCGAGCCGCCGCTGCGGCCGCTGCGGCTGTTCGACAGGCCGGAGCCGATCAAAGTGCCGTTTGCAACCGTGCCCGACGGCCCACCGCATCAGTTCACCTGGCGCCGTGTGACGCATGCGGTGGTGCGGGTGGAAGGGCCCGAACGCATCGCCATGGAATGGTGGAAGCAAAACGGCGATGGCCCGACGCGGGACTATTTCCGCATCGAGGATGAAGCGGGTTTGCGCTTCTGGATCTTTCGCGACGGGCTCTATGAAAGCGAACCGGCTGACGCGGAAGGCGAGCCCGCGCCGGTCAGATGGTTCGTGCACGGACTGTTCGCATGA
- a CDS encoding UdgX family uracil-DNA binding protein (This protein belongs to the uracil DNA glycosylase superfamily, members of which act in excision repair of DNA. However, it belongs more specifically to UdgX branch, whose founding member was found to bind uracil in DNA (where it does not belong), without cleaving it, appears to promote DNA repair by a pathway involving RecA, rather than base excision.) has product MHHITLDSETDFDGWRKAARALALNNVKPSDVTWRVAEDAPELFAPAAPPPEGTFSVPARFVELAQTAILHRNPERFALLYRLLWRLRGNHDLLDITTDPDVAELAAMARAVRRDEHKMHAVVRFREIGREQKSHFVAWFEPEHHIVELAAPFFARRFADMPWSILTPDVCAHWDGHVVSITPGVAKSEAPTAGRLEETWRRYCASIFNPARLKMEMPSRRNLPQASSVKPWIDGPMTANAETEPRTPQEPLMARKHADAIETLREEAADCRACPLYKNATQTVFGEGRQTARIMLVGEQPGDKEDLAGKPFVGPAGQMLDRALEEAGIDRRTVYVTNAVKHFKFVPRGKIRLHQKPNTPEIKACRQWYERELAAIQPELVVAMGATAAQSVFGKITPINKNRGHPIDLDDGTRALVTVHPSYLLRLPDADAKAREYRRFVEDLMIAADLLRRSAHAA; this is encoded by the coding sequence ATGCACCACATCACCCTCGACAGCGAAACCGATTTCGATGGCTGGCGCAAAGCTGCCCGCGCGCTGGCGCTGAACAATGTAAAACCCTCCGACGTGACCTGGCGCGTCGCGGAAGATGCGCCTGAACTGTTCGCGCCGGCGGCGCCGCCGCCGGAGGGCACCTTCAGCGTACCGGCCAGATTCGTCGAGTTGGCGCAGACCGCGATCCTGCACCGCAACCCCGAGCGGTTTGCCCTGCTCTATCGCCTGCTGTGGCGGCTGCGCGGCAACCATGACCTGCTCGACATCACGACCGATCCCGATGTGGCAGAGCTCGCCGCGATGGCGAGGGCCGTGCGCCGCGACGAGCACAAGATGCATGCCGTTGTCCGCTTCCGCGAAATCGGCCGCGAACAGAAGTCGCACTTCGTCGCCTGGTTCGAGCCGGAGCACCACATTGTCGAGCTCGCCGCGCCGTTCTTCGCGCGCCGTTTCGCCGACATGCCCTGGTCGATCCTGACGCCGGATGTCTGCGCGCATTGGGACGGCCATGTCGTCTCGATCACGCCAGGGGTCGCCAAGAGCGAGGCCCCGACGGCGGGCCGGCTGGAGGAAACCTGGCGTCGTTACTGCGCCAGCATCTTCAATCCGGCGCGGCTGAAGATGGAGATGCCGAGCCGAAGGAACTTGCCGCAGGCTTCGTCGGTTAAACCCTGGATCGACGGCCCCATGACCGCGAACGCCGAGACTGAACCGCGCACGCCGCAGGAACCTTTAATGGCCCGCAAACACGCCGACGCTATCGAAACCCTGCGCGAGGAAGCCGCCGATTGCCGCGCCTGCCCTCTCTACAAGAATGCCACCCAGACCGTGTTCGGCGAAGGCCGGCAAACGGCGCGGATCATGCTGGTCGGCGAGCAGCCCGGCGACAAGGAAGATCTTGCCGGCAAGCCGTTCGTCGGGCCTGCGGGACAGATGCTCGACCGCGCCCTGGAAGAGGCCGGGATCGACCGCCGCACAGTCTACGTCACCAATGCGGTCAAGCATTTCAAGTTCGTGCCGCGCGGCAAAATCCGCCTGCACCAGAAGCCGAATACGCCGGAGATCAAGGCGTGCCGGCAATGGTACGAACGGGAACTGGCTGCAATCCAACCCGAGCTGGTGGTGGCGATGGGCGCCACCGCGGCGCAAAGCGTGTTTGGGAAAATCACGCCGATCAACAAGAACCGGGGCCACCCGATCGATCTCGACGACGGCACCCGGGCGCTGGTGACAGTGCACCCGTCCTATCTGTTGCGACTGCCCGATGCCGATGCCAAGGCACGGGAATACCGGCGCTTCGTCGAGGACCTGATGATAGCGGCCGACCTGCTGCGAAGATCGGCGCACGCGGCCTGA
- a CDS encoding error-prone DNA polymerase — translation MKGVANISGYAEIGITTNFSFLRGGSDPRAYVHQASLLGIPAIGIADHNTLAGVVRAYKELDNPEVTHKPKLLIGARLVFIDGTPDILVYPRDRAAYGRLCQLLTRGKRGDDIERIEKGECHLRFDDLLEFAEDQLLILTLPHRFDAAEAQTILARLKNSRANGVWLAASLLYRGDDKRRLARLHRLALAAKVPLLATNEVLYHHPARRRLQDVLTCIREKTTIDAIGRRLEANAERYLKPAREMARLFRDLPEAITETMRFASRISFSLDQLKYQYPDEPVPPGKTAQQHLEDLTWAGVDKYFGGVISDTLRATLRKELALIAELKYAHYFLTVHDIVHYARSQNILCQGRGSAANSAVCYVLGITSVDPTKVDLLFERFISKERLEPPDIDVDFEHSRREEVMQYVYRRYGRHRAAVIATVIHYRPRSAIRDVGKALGLTEDVTAALADTVWGSWGKGLNEMQVRQAGLDPANAMVELAVELATELIEFPRHLSQHVGGYVLTQDRLDTYVPIGNAAMDDRTFIEWDKDDVDALSMMKVDVLALGMLTCIRKCFDLIADHKGERYELADIKSQDDDEVYQMLQRGESLGVFQVESRAQMNMLPRLKPRTFYDLVIEVAIVRPGPIQGDMVHPYLRRRNKIEQVSYPSPAPEHGEPDELYKVLHKTLGVPLFQEQAMRIAIEAAKFTPEEANGLRRAMATFRNVGTIGKFEDKMIGNMIARGYAPEFAQNCFEKIKGFGSYGFPESHAASFAQLVYISSWLKHYHPDAFCCGLLNSQPMGFYAPAQIVGDARKNGVEVREIDVSYSFAQNTLEEGEGKYCAVRLGFRQIDGFSWIDEDEERLKQLQLSFSDAQLRIVGARSANDNVGKEQDWADRIVAARKRRPFTSLEEFARDTGLPKRALILLADADAFRSIGLDRRAALWAVRRLPDDVPLPLFQAAIAREQPDENAKPLPLMPLPEQVVADYQTVRLSLKGHPMEFLRERFTRERVVACKDVNHKNDKRRISCAGVVLVRQRPGSAKGVVFMTLEDETGIANIVVWPKVMEQYRKEVMGARLILVEGYIQSSPEEVTHLVAQRMFDRSHDLIGLANDAPSRKHPVPAGPALIEPLNDDRREHPENSPQKIRHPRDVRILPPSRDFH, via the coding sequence ATGAAAGGCGTTGCCAACATTTCCGGTTATGCCGAAATCGGCATCACCACCAATTTCTCGTTCCTGCGCGGCGGCTCCGATCCGCGCGCCTATGTGCATCAGGCAAGCCTGCTCGGCATTCCCGCCATCGGCATCGCCGATCACAACACGCTGGCCGGCGTGGTGCGCGCGTACAAGGAACTCGACAATCCCGAGGTCACGCATAAGCCAAAACTCCTGATCGGCGCGCGCCTGGTCTTCATCGACGGCACGCCTGACATTCTGGTCTATCCGCGCGACCGCGCCGCTTACGGCCGGCTCTGCCAATTGCTGACCCGCGGCAAGCGCGGCGACGACATCGAGCGGATCGAAAAGGGCGAATGCCATCTGAGGTTCGATGACCTGCTTGAATTCGCCGAGGACCAGCTTCTGATACTGACGCTGCCGCATCGCTTCGACGCCGCGGAGGCGCAAACAATTCTGGCGCGGCTGAAGAATAGCCGCGCTAATGGCGTCTGGCTTGCCGCAAGCCTGCTCTATCGCGGCGACGACAAGCGCCGGCTGGCGCGGCTGCATCGTCTAGCGCTCGCCGCCAAAGTGCCGCTGCTGGCGACCAACGAGGTGCTGTACCACCATCCCGCCCGCCGCCGGCTGCAGGACGTGCTGACCTGTATCAGAGAGAAGACCACGATCGACGCGATCGGCAGGCGACTGGAGGCCAATGCCGAGCGATACCTGAAGCCGGCCCGCGAAATGGCGCGGCTGTTCCGCGACCTGCCCGAGGCGATTACGGAAACCATGCGCTTTGCCAGCCGCATTTCGTTTTCGCTCGATCAGCTCAAATACCAGTATCCCGACGAGCCGGTGCCGCCGGGCAAGACCGCGCAGCAGCACCTCGAAGACCTGACCTGGGCCGGCGTCGACAAATATTTCGGCGGGGTGATCTCTGACACGCTGCGCGCCACCTTGCGGAAAGAGCTCGCATTGATCGCCGAGCTGAAATACGCGCATTATTTTCTGACCGTGCACGACATCGTCCATTATGCGCGCAGCCAGAACATCCTGTGCCAGGGCCGGGGATCGGCGGCCAACTCGGCGGTCTGCTACGTGCTCGGCATCACCTCGGTCGATCCGACCAAGGTCGATCTGTTGTTCGAGCGCTTCATTTCCAAGGAGCGGCTGGAGCCGCCCGACATCGACGTCGATTTCGAACATTCGCGGCGCGAGGAGGTGATGCAATATGTCTACCGCCGCTACGGCCGCCACCGCGCCGCTGTTATCGCCACCGTCATCCACTATCGCCCGCGCAGCGCGATCCGCGATGTCGGCAAGGCGTTGGGGCTGACGGAGGATGTTACCGCGGCGCTCGCCGATACCGTATGGGGAAGCTGGGGCAAGGGCCTCAACGAGATGCAGGTTCGTCAGGCCGGACTTGATCCTGCCAATGCGATGGTCGAGCTTGCGGTCGAACTCGCCACCGAGCTGATCGAATTTCCCCGCCATCTGTCGCAGCATGTCGGCGGCTATGTGCTGACGCAGGACCGGCTCGATACCTATGTGCCGATCGGCAACGCGGCGATGGACGACCGCACCTTCATCGAATGGGACAAGGACGACGTCGACGCGCTCAGCATGATGAAGGTCGACGTGCTGGCGCTGGGCATGCTGACCTGCATCCGCAAATGCTTTGATCTCATCGCCGACCACAAGGGCGAGCGTTACGAACTGGCCGACATCAAATCGCAAGACGACGACGAAGTTTATCAGATGCTGCAGCGGGGTGAATCGCTCGGCGTATTCCAGGTCGAAAGCCGCGCACAGATGAACATGCTGCCGCGGCTGAAGCCGCGCACCTTCTACGACCTCGTCATCGAGGTCGCGATCGTGCGGCCCGGCCCGATCCAGGGCGACATGGTGCATCCTTACCTGCGCCGGCGAAACAAGATCGAGCAGGTGAGCTATCCCTCGCCGGCGCCTGAGCATGGCGAACCGGACGAGCTTTACAAGGTGCTGCACAAGACGCTCGGCGTGCCGCTGTTCCAGGAGCAGGCGATGCGAATCGCGATCGAGGCTGCAAAGTTTACGCCCGAGGAAGCCAACGGCCTGCGCCGCGCGATGGCGACGTTTCGCAATGTCGGCACCATCGGCAAGTTCGAAGACAAGATGATCGGCAACATGATCGCGCGTGGCTACGCCCCTGAATTCGCCCAAAATTGTTTTGAGAAGATCAAGGGCTTTGGCTCTTACGGCTTTCCGGAAAGCCACGCCGCAAGCTTTGCCCAGCTCGTCTATATCTCTTCATGGCTGAAGCATTACCACCCGGATGCCTTCTGCTGCGGTCTCCTCAACTCGCAGCCGATGGGCTTTTACGCGCCCGCGCAGATCGTCGGCGACGCCCGCAAGAACGGCGTCGAGGTGCGCGAGATCGACGTGTCCTACAGCTTTGCGCAGAACACGCTGGAGGAGGGGGAGGGAAAATACTGTGCGGTAAGACTTGGCTTCCGACAAATCGATGGATTTAGCTGGATTGATGAAGATGAGGAGCGGCTGAAGCAGCTTCAACTGTCATTCTCCGATGCGCAATTGCGCATCGTGGGGGCGCGTAGCGCGAATGACAATGTGGGGAAAGAGCAAGACTGGGCCGACCGCATCGTCGCTGCGCGCAAACGCCGTCCCTTCACCTCGCTGGAAGAGTTCGCCCGCGACACCGGCCTGCCGAAACGCGCGCTGATCCTGCTCGCCGACGCCGATGCATTCCGCTCCATCGGGCTCGATCGCCGCGCCGCGTTGTGGGCGGTGCGGCGGCTGCCCGACGACGTGCCGCTACCGCTGTTTCAGGCGGCGATCGCCCGCGAGCAACCCGACGAGAATGCAAAACCGCTGCCCCTGATGCCGCTGCCGGAGCAGGTGGTCGCCGATTACCAGACGGTGCGGCTGTCGCTGAAGGGCCACCCGATGGAGTTTTTGCGCGAGAGGTTTACGAGAGAGCGCGTCGTCGCCTGCAAGGACGTCAACCACAAAAACGACAAACGTCGTATCAGTTGCGCCGGCGTGGTGCTGGTGCGGCAGCGGCCGGGCAGCGCCAAGGGCGTCGTCTTCATGACGCTGGAGGATGAGACCGGCATCGCCAATATCGTGGTGTGGCCCAAGGTGATGGAGCAGTACCGGAAAGAGGTGATGGGCGCCCGCCTCATCCTGGTCGAGGGCTATATCCAGAGCAGCCCGGAGGAGGTGACGCATCTGGTAGCGCAGCGGATGTTCGACCGCTCCCACGACCTGATCGGCCTCGCCAATGATGCGCCGAGCCGCAAGCATCCGGTCCCGGCTGGCCCCGCGCTGATCGAGCCGCTCAACGACGACCGCCGCGAGCACCCGGAAAATTCCCCGCAGAAAATCCGCCACCCACGCGACGTCCGCATCCTGCCGCCGTCCCGGGATTTTCACTGA
- the ppk2 gene encoding polyphosphate kinase 2, with translation MPPDDAMPIHERIHAEMLDSFDEELELEIDDDRLDALTNEFADHTAKETVDRRVYFKELFRLQGELVKLQSWVQDHKLKVVVIFEGRDSAGKGGVIKRITQRLNPRVCRVAALPAPNERERTQWYFQRYVSHLPAGGEIVLFDRSWYNRAGVERVMGFCTEDDVEEFFRSVPEFERMLVRSGIILIKYWFSITDEQQHLRFMMRIHDPLKQWKLSPMDVESRRRWEQYTKAKEAMLERTHIPEAPWYLVEADDKKKARLNCIAHLLEQIPYQEIEREPVVLPPRVRNPEYSRGPIPPEMYVPARY, from the coding sequence ATGCCCCCCGACGACGCCATGCCGATCCACGAGCGCATTCATGCGGAGATGCTGGATAGTTTCGATGAGGAACTGGAACTTGAAATTGACGACGATCGCCTCGATGCGCTGACCAATGAATTCGCCGACCATACCGCGAAGGAGACCGTCGATCGGCGCGTCTATTTCAAGGAATTATTCCGCCTGCAGGGCGAACTGGTGAAACTACAGAGCTGGGTGCAGGACCATAAGCTCAAGGTGGTCGTGATTTTCGAGGGCCGCGATTCCGCTGGCAAGGGCGGCGTCATCAAGCGCATCACCCAGAGACTCAATCCCCGGGTCTGTCGTGTCGCGGCGCTTCCGGCGCCGAACGAGCGCGAGCGCACGCAGTGGTATTTCCAGCGTTACGTTTCGCATTTGCCGGCCGGCGGCGAGATCGTGCTGTTCGACCGTAGCTGGTACAACCGCGCCGGCGTCGAGCGCGTGATGGGCTTCTGCACCGAAGACGACGTCGAAGAATTCTTCCGGTCGGTACCGGAATTCGAGCGCATGCTGGTGCGCTCCGGAATCATCCTCATCAAGTACTGGTTTTCCATCACCGATGAACAGCAGCATCTGCGCTTCATGATGCGGATCCACGACCCGCTCAAGCAGTGGAAGCTCAGCCCGATGGATGTGGAATCGCGCAGACGCTGGGAGCAATACACCAAGGCCAAGGAAGCGATGCTGGAGCGTACCCACATTCCGGAAGCTCCCTGGTACCTGGTCGAAGCCGACGACAAGAAAAAGGCACGGCTGAACTGCATCGCGCATCTGCTCGAACAAATTCCCTACCAGGAAATCGAGCGCGAGCCGGTGGTACTACCGCCGCGGGTT
- a CDS encoding ImuA family protein has protein sequence MSTARTSTLANLRGRIERIETHGDAHDLNKVALGHAAADAVLCGGLAAAVVHEVFAEGHQGAAATGFIAGLAGRVSPRRPLVWVRQDFSEIESGALSMSGLCELGLDPRLLVTVRAPDTDAALRTAADALACDALGAVVLEVWGQARQLDLVASRKLTLAAAASGVTALLLRMAAEPRPSTAETRWIVRAAHSPPSAPWSAWGAPVFDAQLVRNRHGPVGRWIMEWKCDECLFSEPAAYPQPVAATPAHRPHQAQGGERQRRAG, from the coding sequence ATGAGCACCGCACGCACAAGCACGCTTGCGAATTTGCGAGGGCGCATCGAGCGGATCGAGACGCATGGCGATGCGCATGACCTCAACAAGGTCGCGCTTGGCCATGCGGCAGCGGATGCTGTGCTGTGCGGCGGTCTTGCGGCAGCAGTGGTGCATGAAGTGTTCGCCGAGGGTCATCAGGGCGCGGCGGCCACGGGATTCATCGCAGGCCTCGCGGGAAGGGTATCGCCGCGCCGGCCGCTGGTCTGGGTGCGGCAGGATTTTTCGGAAATTGAATCCGGCGCGCTGTCGATGAGCGGGCTTTGCGAGCTGGGGCTCGATCCGCGGTTACTCGTGACCGTGCGCGCCCCGGATACCGACGCCGCGTTGCGGACCGCCGCCGACGCGCTGGCCTGCGATGCGCTAGGCGCCGTCGTATTGGAAGTCTGGGGGCAGGCGCGTCAGCTCGATCTCGTCGCCAGCCGCAAGCTTACATTAGCCGCGGCAGCCTCCGGCGTCACCGCATTGCTGCTACGGATGGCGGCGGAGCCGCGGCCCTCGACGGCGGAGACCCGATGGATCGTGCGCGCGGCGCATTCGCCGCCGTCAGCACCGTGGAGCGCGTGGGGCGCGCCGGTGTTCGACGCGCAACTCGTTCGTAACCGTCATGGCCCGGTCGGCCGGTGGATCATGGAATGGAAATGTGATGAGTGCCTATTCAGCGAACCGGCGGCGTATCCTCAGCCTGTGGCTGCCACGCCTGCCCATCGACCGCATCAAGCGCAAGGTGGGGAGCGACAACGAAGAGCTGGATAA